Proteins from one Phycisphaerae bacterium genomic window:
- a CDS encoding efflux RND transporter periplasmic adaptor subunit, translating to MNRTARILVAIAAVVILGGGAAAISRVRAQQTPAATKPQQAHDHAEHGTADPHEDEHEEQGHREGDEDDHDEDGHEDAHTDGDHAGHEGHDDHDEESGVRLSAEDRDKFGIEVATAGPGRLAMQIRLPGEIVLNADRVAHIVPRAPGVVREVIASVGDSVHTGEVMAWLESAELGEAKVDYLSKWAALSGSTVDLVRARQVHHNTMRLLEVLDSSPSLETLRETEEGPMGENRSILVSAYAEFVFSKAAFLREKPLFEKKVASERDYQAAEAEYKKADAMYAATRDGIEFKIRRDLLEAERTQQVAEIELQGARRRLYVLGLTSDEIAELERLAERQTNRARRSTVCDDPQCTTCNHVSSTAGDDNFSEDEIRAAEQKLAWYPLRAPFDGTVIEKHLTLGEKHSDDSGAFTVADLSSVWVSIAVYQKDLTYVKKGMSVTVSAGGGMPGMEGTVAYVAPIVDEKTRTALARVVLPNPDGKIRPGLFVSAQIAIGQDVASVVVPKSAVQRMGEEPVVFLDTIEGFKPAPVSLGRSNESRVEVLSGLAAGQQYVMRGAFELKAKIVTSGLGAHAGHGH from the coding sequence ATGAACAGAACAGCAAGAATCCTGGTAGCAATCGCTGCAGTCGTCATCCTTGGCGGCGGGGCAGCCGCCATATCTCGCGTGCGCGCCCAGCAAACACCGGCCGCCACCAAGCCTCAGCAGGCTCACGATCATGCGGAACATGGTACGGCCGATCCGCACGAGGATGAACATGAAGAGCAAGGGCATCGCGAAGGTGACGAGGACGATCACGACGAGGACGGTCATGAAGACGCACATACGGACGGCGACCATGCCGGCCACGAAGGACACGACGACCATGATGAGGAGTCAGGCGTTCGTCTGAGTGCTGAGGACAGAGACAAGTTCGGCATCGAAGTGGCGACGGCGGGGCCCGGGCGGTTGGCCATGCAGATACGACTTCCCGGTGAGATCGTGCTCAACGCAGACCGGGTTGCGCATATCGTCCCACGGGCCCCCGGCGTCGTCCGCGAGGTGATCGCTAGCGTCGGAGACTCGGTCCACACCGGCGAAGTGATGGCGTGGCTTGAAAGTGCTGAGTTGGGCGAGGCCAAAGTCGACTATCTGTCCAAGTGGGCTGCGCTCAGCGGCAGCACTGTCGACCTCGTTCGCGCGCGGCAGGTCCATCACAACACCATGCGTCTGCTGGAGGTTTTGGATTCGTCCCCTTCGTTGGAGACTCTCCGCGAGACGGAGGAGGGACCCATGGGCGAAAATCGGAGCATTCTGGTTTCCGCCTACGCCGAATTCGTGTTCTCCAAGGCTGCTTTCTTGCGGGAGAAACCGCTCTTTGAGAAGAAGGTGGCGAGCGAGCGCGATTATCAGGCCGCGGAGGCGGAGTACAAAAAGGCCGACGCGATGTATGCCGCGACGCGTGACGGCATCGAGTTCAAGATTCGCCGGGACCTGCTGGAAGCGGAGCGCACGCAACAGGTTGCCGAGATCGAGCTTCAGGGCGCCAGGCGGCGCCTCTACGTGCTCGGGCTGACTTCGGACGAAATCGCCGAATTGGAGCGATTGGCCGAGCGCCAAACGAACCGCGCTCGACGGAGCACAGTCTGCGATGATCCACAGTGCACAACGTGCAACCACGTGTCTTCCACCGCCGGCGATGACAATTTCTCCGAAGACGAGATAAGGGCAGCCGAGCAGAAGCTGGCTTGGTACCCACTTCGCGCGCCGTTTGACGGCACCGTGATCGAAAAGCACCTGACATTGGGCGAGAAACACAGTGATGATTCCGGTGCTTTCACAGTCGCTGATCTGAGTTCCGTGTGGGTCAGCATTGCCGTGTATCAGAAGGATCTCACGTACGTTAAGAAAGGTATGAGTGTCACGGTTTCTGCAGGTGGCGGCATGCCCGGCATGGAAGGCACTGTGGCCTATGTAGCGCCGATTGTTGACGAGAAAACGAGAACGGCGCTGGCCCGCGTCGTGTTGCCTAACCCGGACGGCAAGATTCGCCCAGGTCTTTTTGTCAGCGCCCAGATAGCCATTGGACAGGATGTCGCTTCGGTCGTCGTCCCCAAGTCGGCCGTGCAGAGAATGGGCGAAGAACCCGTCGTGTTCCTGGACACTATCGAAGGCTTCAAGCCTGCACCGGTATCCCTTGGACGAAGCAATGAATCGCGAGTCGAAGTCCTCTCCGGCTTGGCTGCCGGACAGCAGTACGTGATGCGGGGCGCGTTCGAATTGAAGGCGAAGATCGTCACAAGTGGGCTCGGCGCGCATGCCGGGCACGGTCACTGA